The genomic window CATCAAATTATGCTAAGATAAAAATGACATCAAATTAATAATTCAATAGTGAGAACGATACCACACTGTTGATCccatttcttttcccttttaagGAGGGATTCAAAACAAATGGAAAAATATTACAAATTTGAGATCCCTTATTCAGAAGGAAACTATATAATTACAATAACATTAGCTCCTCTACCATAATCACTCAACTCATCTCACATTCAATCTTCTAAACTCATAGAATGAACAAgtgtgaaaaaatttaaaaaaaataaaataaaactcaatcaAATGTTTTATGTGCTAAACCATAGCTTTTTGTATCTACTTACACCCTCCACGTTTATATCCAAGAGTAGACTCTAATGCATGAAGGAATGTATTTGCCCAAAACTTTATGCATATTGTAGACAGTTTCATTACAAAAAAATATCAAACCATCTATGCCTTCATTTAATCATCACAATTCAACCCACAAAGTTCCAATACAATGTCACTTTTTGACAAAAATGGGTTGATCCTTACCCAAAGTAGTGAGAAGATTGAAGCAAGAAGAATAGCCCATACCAGAATGATGGTAGGAACACCTTCATGCTTTCCCATAACTCCCTTGAGGAATGGATAGAGATGGAGAATGACCCATAGAGCAAAAAATAGCTTACCAAAAAGGGGACCCCATGAATCATATCCATTGTTTATTGCATCTGAGACACCTACAATGACTCCTATTATGTTTATGATGAGCAAGGTCAAAGGAGGGATCAACAATGATGTCCACTTGAAGATGTAAAGTTCGGCGAATTCTCCGTCGTCCGCAGCTTTGGATGTGACTGTGAAGTTTGTGTTAACTCCAGCCAGAACCTTTAGCAAACCTTGAAAGAGAGCGAAGAGGTGCGAGGATGCACCACCAATGACCCAAAATTGTTCATTCCTCCACCAATCATGTATTCCAACACCTCCCCATTGCATTTCAAGGATGCCGGTTGCAGCTATAGAGATGAAGAGGGACATGAAAATGATACTAGCATAGTTGCTAATCTGTTCATAAGAAAATGAAGCATTAGTTAGTGCTCTACACAATGCACACAAAAACATCAACATACTACTTCTACTTAATCTGAagcttataaaaaataaaataatacttttGATCATACCTCAGGGACTATGAACTTCCCAGTGAGGAGACAGACTGCTGGCAAGGTGCAATAGGCAATTAAGGGAATCGAAGTCAAAGGGTAGACGACAGAGTTAATGTAAGAAAAGCGCTCCAGCCATTTCAAGCCGCAACCATATCCATACCATATAGGACAGTGCCTACTCAACATGATCTCAACAGAACCAAGAGCCCAACGGAGAACCTGGTGCAGACGGTCTGAGAGATTTATAGGAGCCGAGCCCTTAAAAGCAGGCCTTTTCGGCATGCAGTACACAGATCTCCAACCATGACAATGCATCTTGAAACCTGTTAGAATATCCTCTGTAACAGAACCATATATCCATCCAACCTGAAAGATAACCGGAAGTTAGCacagatagaaatacttattgaACCGCAGCTTTTAAGCGTCGCAGCATACCTCTTTTCCCCACTCAGTCTTATCTTCATAACCACAACTAATCACATGGATGGCTTCTTTCAAGAGTGATGTAGAACTTGCTCCTTTTAGAACACCTCCATCTTCCATAAGTGTTGAAGTTATGAAAACAGGTGATTgaccaaactttttctcaaattTTAGTTGCGACATCAGTGATGACTTTTCACTATCTATACCTGCCATTGGGATTTCGACAGAAAAACAAATTCTCATTACAATTCCATCAAGTTAAAAGGCATTAGCAATTTGGGGTATCCCATACCTTCAATTCCCTCTTCAATGTTTTCTAGTGCATGTATTTGCTTTGTACCATCCTTACTCTTTATCTTCTTTTTAGCACTTGATTTCACTTTCCTATTCTTCTTCCTAGATCCACAGCACAAGCAGCACCATCTAGGCCAACAGTTACAAGTCTTCGTCGGCGGTTTCTTCTTAACAGGGGCATCGTATCCATAAAGCGCCTGCCGCCGGAAGACACATCCAGTTCCAACATAAATTGGTCCTTGGATGCCATCTAAACCTTTCATGTTAATCTACACGACATATCGAAACGAAGATTAACTTTTCATCCAAAGCACAATACAAATGCAAGTAAGCACAGGAAAACATGGACAAATTCCTACTTACATCAAAGAACACAACATTGCGATTTGAGTATCTATCATGACGATCGATCCCATCAAATCTTTGAGGAAATTGTACATAGCATATCTTTTTCCCTGATGTAGGATCCATCATGAAGCACATGGCTTCACGAAGTGCCTTACTATTGTTTATGTAGTGATCACAATCAACATTCAGTAGGTAGGGAGCATTTGATATGACAGCTGAAACTCGTATCTTGATAATCAACCACCACATTTAACAGATAATTAGGTAAATAGAGAGATGCAAGTAAATCTAAAATGTTCAAGAGAAATAGAGGAACAACTGAACAAGAGTCTCTACCAAGGCATTCATAGCACCAGCTTTTTTGTGGTGTTCAAATCCAGGTCTTTTCTCGCGAGACACGTAAACTAGTTGAGGTAACTCGTTTCCTTCGATATCACGAACACCGTTTTGGCCTAGGAAAACCTGTTGAGTGCATCACAAGTAAACAACACGAGGACACAGCTTTCACAATCTGGACTCAGGAACAAAATTTTGCTGCATGATACTACTAAGTACTACTAACCTGTATCATCCCAGGATGATCTCTGACATTGTTTCCGGGCCATGGAGTTCCATCTTGCATTGTCCAGCCATCCTCCGGCACCTTCTGTGCCATTGCAACCAATGCATTAATCCGCACTTTGAATTCTTCATACTCCCTCTGTTGCCAACAAAGTTGAAAAGCCAAACAAATAAACTATTAAAGTAGAGTTGCTTCAAcaatctaaattttaaaatggCAC from Arachis ipaensis cultivar K30076 chromosome B09, Araip1.1, whole genome shotgun sequence includes these protein-coding regions:
- the LOC107618365 gene encoding cellulose synthase A catalytic subunit 2 [UDP-forming]; this encodes MDTKGRLVAGSHNRNEFVLINADDTARVNGVTELSGQICQICGDEIEVTVDGEPFVACNECAFPVCRPCYEYERREGNQACPQCKTRYKRSKGSPRVEGDEEEDGIDDLENEFDIGSNIKHDPCHIAEAMLAARFNVARNSQLNASGITTPSELDAASVAADIPLLTYGHEDVGISAEKHALIVPPFMHRGRRIHPMPFPDSSIPAQPRPMDPKKDLAVYGYGSVAWKERMEEWKKKQNEKIEVVQHEMVDDDGGKNGDEFDHPDLPKMDEGRQPLWRKLPISPSKINPYRIIIILRIAVLGLFFHYRILHPVNDAYALWMTSVICEIWFAVSWILDQFPKWCPIERETYLDRLSLRYEKEGKPSELADIDVFVSTVDPMKEPPLITANTVLSILAVDYPVDKVACYVSDDGAAMLTFEALSETSEFARKWVPFCKKYSIEPRAPEWYFAQKVDYLKDKVDATFVKERRAIKREYEEFKVRINALVAMAQKVPEDGWTMQDGTPWPGNNVRDHPGMIQVFLGQNGVRDIEGNELPQLVYVSREKRPGFEHHKKAGAMNALIRVSAVISNAPYLLNVDCDHYINNSKALREAMCFMMDPTSGKKICYVQFPQRFDGIDRHDRYSNRNVVFFDINMKGLDGIQGPIYVGTGCVFRRQALYGYDAPVKKKPPTKTCNCWPRWCCLCCGSRKKNRKVKSSAKKKIKSKDGTKQIHALENIEEGIEGIDSEKSSLMSQLKFEKKFGQSPVFITSTLMEDGGVLKGASSTSLLKEAIHVISCGYEDKTEWGKEVGWIYGSVTEDILTGFKMHCHGWRSVYCMPKRPAFKGSAPINLSDRLHQVLRWALGSVEIMLSRHCPIWYGYGCGLKWLERFSYINSVVYPLTSIPLIAYCTLPAVCLLTGKFIVPEISNYASIIFMSLFISIAATGILEMQWGGVGIHDWWRNEQFWVIGGASSHLFALFQGLLKVLAGVNTNFTVTSKAADDGEFAELYIFKWTSLLIPPLTLLIINIIGVIVGVSDAINNGYDSWGPLFGKLFFALWVILHLYPFLKGVMGKHEGVPTIILVWAILLASIFSLLWVRINPFLSKSDIVLELCGLNCDD